Within the Rhodothermales bacterium genome, the region GGTTTCGAGGTTCATCATATGGTGGATGATCCGGAAATCCCCCGTGATCCCATTGCCCCCGAGCATGTCTCGGCCCATGCGGGCGATCTCAAGGGCCTTCCCGCAGTTGTTGCGTTTGGCGAGGGAGATCATCGGCGGCGCGGCGCGGCCGGCATCCTTCAGCGTACCCAGGCGCCAGGCGAGGAGCTGCATCTGCGTGATCTCGGTGGCCATGTTGGCCAGCTTGGTCTGGATCAGCTGCATCGATGCGAGCGGGTAGCCGAACTGCTCGCGCTCCATGACATACGTCCGCGCCCGGTGATAGCAGTTCTCGGCCGCGCCGACGACGCCCCAGGAAATTCCGTAGCGGGCGTTGTTCAGGCAGGAGAACGGCCCCTTGAGGCCGCGAATCTCCGGAAAGACGTTGGCATCCGGCACGAAGCAATCGCTCAACACGATCTCGCCGGTGATCGAGGCCCGGATCGACATCTTATTATGGATCTTGGGCGCCGAAAACCCTGGAAAACCCTTTTCGACCAGGAAGCCCCGGATGACACCTTCGTCGTCGCCGGCTTCGCGGGCCTTGGCCCAGACGACCGCCACATCGGCGAAAGGCGAGTTCGTGATCCAGGTCTTGGCGCCATTGAGCACCCAGCCGCCATCCACCTTCCGAGCCACGGTGACCATCGACCCGGGGTCCGATCCGTGGTCCGGCTCCGTCAGCCCGAAACACCCGATCAGCTCGCCTGTGGCGAGGCGGGGCAGGAAACGCTGACGCTGCTCCTCCGTGCCAAAGGCGTGGATGGGGTACATGACCAGGGAGGACTGCACCGAGGCAAAGGACCGGTAGCCGGAGTCCACGCGTTCCAGCTCGCGGGCGATGAGGCCGTACGCCGTGTAGCTCA harbors:
- a CDS encoding acyl-CoA dehydrogenase produces the protein MSSKAFNIDDMFLFEEMLTEEDRMILETAREYAQHHLEPRALEGNQHEVFHEDIPRELGSLGLLGATIPPEYGGAGVSYTAYGLIARELERVDSGYRSFASVQSSLVMYPIHAFGTEEQRQRFLPRLATGELIGCFGLTEPDHGSDPGSMVTVARKVDGGWVLNGAKTWITNSPFADVAVVWAKAREAGDDEGVIRGFLVEKGFPGFSAPKIHNKMSIRASITGEIVLSDCFVPDANVFPEIRGLKGPFSCLNNARYGISWGVVGAAENCYHRARTYVMEREQFGYPLASMQLIQTKLANMATEITQMQLLAWRLGTLKDAGRAAPPMISLAKRNNCGKALEIARMGRDMLGGNGITGDFRIIHHMMNLETVNTYEGTYDIHGLILGRAITGIQSFVPRGNDVPDEAPRPRATVSM